The following nucleotide sequence is from Ahniella affigens.
CAGCCGCACCGAAGGTGCGCTTATTCGCGAATCAAACCATTGTCCCGAGCCGGAGGTAGCGCTCGGGCTACTCGCCGTCATGCCAGCGAAACAGATCGTGTGAGAACGGTTGGAGTTTGCGGTGCAACCTCTTTGGCGTCATCCCGACGAAAGTCGGGATCCAGAATACTTGCGGCACCGCGGCCAGATTGCCCTGGGTCCCGACTTTCGTCGGGATGACGACAAAAATAATGCCTTGGGTGATGTTTGATGAGAGCGGGATGGGGAGAGGGCTACTTGCGATGGTGCAGGACCGTTGGCTGATCAATGCCAAAGCGGGCGCAATAGTCTGATGCGCAACCAACATGCAGCCGGGCGTTCCACGGCAGCAAAGTGGTCAAGCCCATTTTCTACCCGCGCAAAAAAAATCAGATGATCCGAGGATCATCTGACGGGACCGGCTAGGCCGGAGGGGGAAGCGGGCGCTAGGTATCGCTTATTTGTTTTGCGTTCAACGTGATGGCGAAATCATAACCTAGCGCGCATTGCTATTGCAATACCTGAGATAAAACTCGTAAGCATTTGTTTTATAACAAAACAGTGATCTCAGACCGCAAAACACTGCGCAATGGTCGCTTGAATCGCTCCCGCCGCCGCCGCCGGATCGGCCGCCTGACGAATCGGGCGGCCCACCACAATGTAGTCAGCCCCAGCCTCAAAGGCCTCGGCCACGTCCACCGTACGCTTCTGGTCGTCGACATTACCAACCGGGCGGATGCCTGGGCAAACGACGATCAACTTGTGGTCGACCCCGGCGCGCAATGCCGGCACTTCGAGGCCCGATGACACGACCCCATCGCAGCCCACCGCGAGCGCGGCTTTCGCGCGGGACAACACCAGTGCCTCGGCATCGCAGGCAAAGCCCAGGCTGGCCAGATCGCGATCGTCCAGGCTCGTCAGTGCGGTCACGCCCAGGAGTTTGATCTGGCCTTTGACCTGCGCTGCGGCTTCGAGCATCGCGTTGTTGCCGTGGATCGTGCAGAAGTCGACCGGGTAACGGGTCAGACCCTTCACAGCCGACGCGACGGTGGCCGGCACATCGAAGAATTTCAAATCGACGAAGACTTTCTTGCCACGCTCAGAGAGTTCGCCGATCAAGCGGAAGTAGTCGCCGCTGGTCAGAAGCTCCATGCCGATCTTGTAGAACCACACTTGGTCGCCGAGCCGGTCGACCCAATGCAAGGCCTCGTCTCTGGTCGGCACATCGAGCGCAAACATCAAGCGCTCGCGCACGGGAATGTCGAGGTTACGCGTCAGACTCATGGCGGCCTCAGTGCTTGCTTTCGAAAGAACCATCGGTCTTCGGTTCAGCTGGTGGCGCGTCGAGCTGATCGTCCACCCAGGTTTCGATATTGCGCTCCCGATCGAATTTGGTCGGA
It contains:
- the pyrF gene encoding orotidine-5'-phosphate decarboxylase encodes the protein MSLTRNLDIPVRERLMFALDVPTRDEALHWVDRLGDQVWFYKIGMELLTSGDYFRLIGELSERGKKVFVDLKFFDVPATVASAVKGLTRYPVDFCTIHGNNAMLEAAAQVKGQIKLLGVTALTSLDDRDLASLGFACDAEALVLSRAKAALAVGCDGVVSSGLEVPALRAGVDHKLIVVCPGIRPVGNVDDQKRTVDVAEAFEAGADYIVVGRPIRQAADPAAAAGAIQATIAQCFAV